In Cellulomonas sp. Y8, the genomic stretch CGCCGACGGCCAGGCCGAGCAGGATGCCCGCCCACCAGGGGATGCCCCAGTCGCGGATCGCCAGCGCCACGATGATGCCGACCACCGCGGCCACCGACCCGACCGACAGGTCGATGTGCCCGGCGATGATCACCAGCACCATGCCGATCGCCAGGATCAGCACGTACGAGTTGCCGTTGATGATGTTCTGCGCGTTGGTCGGCGTGAGCACCTTCCCGCCGGTGGCGATCTGGAAGATGATCACCAGCGCGATCAGCGCGAACACCATGCCGAACTGGCGGGCGCCGCCGCCGAACAGCTGCTTGAGAGACGTCATCGTCCGGTAGTCCTTCGTCGGGTTCCGCTGGATCAGTTCGTGAGCGCCGGGCTGGTGCCGGTCATGAGCCGCATCAGGGCCTCCTGGTCGGCCTGCTCCCGGTCGAGGACGCCGGTGACCCGGCCCTCGAAGATCGTGTAGATCCGGTCGCACAGGCCGAGCAGCTCCGGCAGCTCGGAGGAGATGACGACGACGCCCTTGCCCGCGTCGGCGAGGCGCTGCACGAGGCCGTAGATCTCGTACTTCGCGCCGACGTCCACGCCGCGGGTCGGCTCGTCGAGGATGAGCAGGTCCGGCTCCGGGAACATCCACTTCCCGAGCAGCGCCTTCTGCTGGTTGCCGCCCGACAGCTTGGCGACGCCCTGCCGGACCGACGGCGTCCGGATGTTCAGCGACTTCCGGTAGTGCTCGGAGGCCAGGAACGCCAGGTCGGTGTCGAGGACCCGGCGCTTGGTGATCCGCCGCAGGTCGGCCGACACGATGGTGTCGAGGATGCTGTCCAGCAGGTTGAGGCCCTGGACCTTCCGGTCCTCCGGGACGTACGCGATCTTGTGGTCGATGGCCTGCTGGACGGTGTGCAGCTCGACCGGCTTCCCGTCGATGAGGATCTCCCCGCCGCGGAACCGCCCGTACGACCGGCCGAAGATCGACCGCGCGAGCTCGGTGCGGCCGGCGCCCATGATCCCGGCGAAGCCGACGATCTCCCCGTGCCGGACCTCGAACGCCGACCCCTTGCAGACCATCCGGTCCGCGACCGTCGGGTGCTCGACCCACCAGTCCCGCACCTCGAAGAACGTCTCGCCGATGTTCGGCGTGTGGTCCGGGAACCGGTGGTCGAGCGACCGGCCGACCATGCCGCGGATGATCCGGTCCTCGTCGACCTCGCCCGCGCCGGCGTCCAGCGTCTCGACGGTCTTGCCGTCCCGGATGATCGTGATCGAGTCGGCGATGGCGGCGATCTCGTTGAGCTTGTGGCTGATCATGATGCTGGTCATGCCCTTCGCGCGGAGGTCGCGCAGCAGGTCCAGCAGGTGCGCGGAGTCCTCCTCGTTCAACGCCGACGTCGGCTCGTCGAGGATGAGCAGCTTGACGTCCTTGGCGAGCGCCCGGGCGATCTCCACGAGCTGCTGCTGGCCGACGCCGATGTTCTTGACCTGCTCGTCGGGGGAGATGTTCAGGTCGACCCGGGCCAGGAGCTCCGCCGCCTTCTCGCGGGTGGCGTCCCAGTCGATGCCGAGCGGCCCGGCGACCTCGTTGCCGAGGAAGATGTTCTCCGCGATCGACAGCTCGGGGATGAGCGCCAGCTCCTGGTGGATGATCACGATGCCGGCCCGCTCGCTGGACTTGATGTCCTTGAACCGGACCTCCTCGCCCCGGTAGACGATCTCGCCCTCGTAGGTCCCGTGCGGGTACACCCCGGACAGGATCTTCATCAGCGTCGACTTGCCGGCGCCGTTCTCGCCGCAGATCGCGTGGATCTCGCGCTCGCGCACCGTCATCCGGACCTGGTCCAGCGCCTTCACGCCGGGGAAGGTCTTGGTGATCGACCTCATCTCGAGGACGACGGGGGTGTCCAGCATCGTGCCTGCTCTCTGTGCCGCGCTGCACGGCCGGCGTCGGTGCCGGTCTGTCGAGCTCGGGTGGACGCTAGGACCGCCGAGGCCTACGCGTCAACCTCTGAAGGCAACGCCGCGCCTTGGCGTGACCAAACCGCAACCGAATGCGGTTCGGGTGGTCGGGATGCGGGCGAACCGGGGCGGCTCGGGCGTGGTCGCGGGCCCGGCTGGGCGATTGCCGACAACCTCTGAAGGCAATTTGGTGTTGTGATTGAAGCCTGGCTAGCGCGTCGCCCACGCCGGGCGGACGGCCCGGGTCGCCCCGGCGATGGCCCCGATGATCTCCTCCGGCGCCGACGTCGCCGCGTCGAACGACCCGTTGTTCCGGCCGTGCCGCAGCACCTCGATCCGGTCGGACACCGCCCGCAGGTCGGCCAGGTTGTGGCTGATGATGACGACGCCGAGGCCCATCTCGCGCAGCCGCTCGACCAGCATCAGCACCTCGGCGGTCTGCACGACGGACAGCGCGGCGGTCGGCTCGTCGAGCACGAGGATCCGCGGCCGCGTGGTCAGCGTCCGGGCGATCGCGACAGCCTGCCGCTGCCCGCCCGACAGCTCGCGTACCGGCGTCCGAACCGACGGCACCGTGATCGTCAGGTCCCGGAGGATCTGCGCGGACGCCAGCTCCATGCCGTCGATGTCCATCGGGCTGCGCTTGGAGGCGCGCAGCTCGCGGCCGAGGAAGATGTTCGCCGCGACGCTGAGGTTCTCGCACAGGGCGAGGTCCTGGAACACCGTCGAGATGCCGAGGGCGTGCGCGCTGGCGGGGTTGGGGATGGCGACGGGGTCGCCGTCGATCTCGATGGTGCCGCTGTCGGGCTGCAGCACGCCGGAGATGATCTGGGCGAGCGTCGACTTCCCGGCGCCGTTGTCGCCGACCAGCGCGACGACCTCGTGCGCGTGCACGGTGAGGTCGGCGTCGGTCAGCGCCTCGACGGCGCCGAACCGCTTGGTGACCGTGCGCAGGGCGAGCAGGGGCGGGCCGCCGGGCTTCGATCGGCCCTGCTGCTGCGTCGTCGTCCACTCCACGTCGAGTGCCACGGTCTCAGTCTCCGTCCGGCCGGGCGTATGTGGCGAGGGTGGTGCGGGTGTTTTCCAGCGCGAGCAGCACCGCGCCCATGGCCTCGGCGTTCGGGCCGAGCTCCGCGGCGACCACCTCGAGCGGCGCGATGTGGTTGAGCGGCACCCGGCGGCGGATCGCCTCGCGCATCGGGCCGATCAGCAGCTCGCCGGTCTCCGCGAGCTCGCCGCCGACCACGACGCACTGCGGGTTCACGGCGATGGCCAGGCCCGCGACCACCGCGCCGATGGTGGCGCCGGCGTCCTCGACGACCTGGCGGCAGCCGGGGTCGCCGTCGTTGGCGAGGGCGACGATGTCGCGGAGGGTGAGACTGCCGCGGCTGGCCCGGAGGACTTCGATGAGCGCCGGGGCGCCGACGACGGTGTTGAGGCAGCCGCGGCTCCCGCAGAGGCAGACCTGGCCCTGGGCGTCGACCTGGACGTGGCCGATCTCGCCCGCGGTGCCTGCGAAGCCGCGGTGCAGGTTCTGGTGCAGGGAGATGCCGGCGCCGGTGCCGTGGGAGGCGCGGACGTAGACGGAGTCCTGGAAGTGCCGGCTCGCGCCGAGGCGGCTCTCGGCGAGGGCGCCGAGGTTGGCGTCGTTGTCGACGAACACCGGGACGCCGAGGCGCTTCGACATCACCTGGGCGACGGGGGCGTCGTCCCAACCGCGGAGGATGCCGGGGACCGAGACGGTGCCGGTGGCGGCGTCGACCGGGGCGGGCAGGCCGATGCCGATGCCGAGCAGCTCGTCGAGGCCGGAGCCGACGCGCTCGAGGATCTCGACGATGAGCAGGGCGGCGCGGTCGAGGCTGGTGTCGGCGCGGTGCTCGTGGGGGAGGGGGAGGGCCTGCTCGACGAGGACCTGGTGGGCCGAGTCGGTGAGGGTGATGCTCATGTGGCGGGTGCCGACGTGCACGCCCGCCGCGAGGCCCGTGCGGTGGACCATCGTGACGAGCATGGCGCGGCGGCCGTTGTGGATCGTGGCGCGGACGTCGACCTCGCCCGCCTGCTGGAGCTCGCGGACGATGTTGCTGACCGTCGCGGCGCTCAGGCCCGTGGTGGAGGCGAGCTCGACCTGGGTGAGGCCGCCGTAGCGGCGGATCGTGTCGACGACTGTGGCGCGGTTGGCCTCGCGCAGGGCTGTCTGGGAGCCGGCCATGTGGGTGTGGGCCCTCCCGTCCTGCTGCGCCGTCGCTGTGTGCTGGGGGGAGGGTACTCCAGGCACGATTCGGGATCTGGGGTCGACGCCTGCGACCGTCCAGTCATCCTACGTACGGCCCGGGGCGCGTCCGGACGCGAAAGGACGGAGCCGCAAGGAGGGTCGAAGTGATGCGCCGGCCATCCGGTCGCTTGGCTTCAGCAAACTACGCCGAAGCACTCAAGAAGCAATCGATGACTGGCGCGGCCTGTGGAACCACCGAGTCACTCATCAAGACCAGCCTCAAGCGATCGAGAACGACTCCCTCTTCGCTCGAATGAAGGAGATACAGCACCCTCGCGTCAACATGGTGAGGGACAGCGAGAAAGCGCTGGGGCAGCAGGCGCTCCTGGAGGTAATCTCGCCAGATCGCGGACTTAGGCTCTCCGAGCTTGGCCGCCCAGGTCCCAGTTTGGCCACAAGTTACCTGACCGATGAACACCCAGTGACCCGGCCGACCATCCCGCCAAACCTGCCCCGCCAGCGTGTCAACACCCGCGTCCTTCGCTTTCACCCGGATCGGCGTTGGGTTCGGGGTCGCAGTAAGTCCGAGCGCAGAAGCGCTCTCCCTCAGATTTTCCTTGAACGTCTTTCCGTTGCGGTCGGCTGTCCCCATGCTCACAGCTGGCACCAGGGTGGTGAGTGCATCCCTTACAACAAACTCGAGGACCTCGGTTGGCTTGGCCTCTCCCGAGTCGAGTTTCCACGCGTGTGCCATCGTGATCGCCAGAAGCTGAATATAGGAGCTTTCTCGCACGTCGAACAGCGCGCGAACGTACAGTCGGCCAGATCGAAACTCAAACGGATAGCGCTCCTGAAGAACGTCCAGACGCTCCGCAAGGAGGCCGAACGCCTGCTCCGCCATGCTGTCTGGGTCATCGCCTTCATCGTCAGGCGTCGTGATGATCTGACGAAGTGGCCGCGAGCTCCAACCCATGTCCTTGACGAGGTCGGCGAGATCGGCAACGGAGTTGTGGACCCCATTCAGCGCGCGAAATTCCACGAAGTCAGCTAGCGCCCCGGACCTGCCGTCACCTCCGTAGATGTCGATGCGTGGATCGATCCGCTGCTCCAGGACGGTCATGCATCGCCGCCGTCGTCGTCGGACACCTCGGCCTGCACTAGGACGTTTAAGCCGCGAGCGCTTTTCGCGAGTTCAGCAGTTATTCGTGCCGACTCGGGCGTGACTGTAACTCCCGACAATACTTCTTGAGTGGCTACTTGCACCATCTCGAGGATCCGCTGAACACGGTTGTCGAAATCGGA encodes the following:
- the mmsA gene encoding multiple monosaccharide ABC transporter ATP-binding protein, which gives rise to MLDTPVVLEMRSITKTFPGVKALDQVRMTVREREIHAICGENGAGKSTLMKILSGVYPHGTYEGEIVYRGEEVRFKDIKSSERAGIVIIHQELALIPELSIAENIFLGNEVAGPLGIDWDATREKAAELLARVDLNISPDEQVKNIGVGQQQLVEIARALAKDVKLLILDEPTSALNEEDSAHLLDLLRDLRAKGMTSIMISHKLNEIAAIADSITIIRDGKTVETLDAGAGEVDEDRIIRGMVGRSLDHRFPDHTPNIGETFFEVRDWWVEHPTVADRMVCKGSAFEVRHGEIVGFAGIMGAGRTELARSIFGRSYGRFRGGEILIDGKPVELHTVQQAIDHKIAYVPEDRKVQGLNLLDSILDTIVSADLRRITKRRVLDTDLAFLASEHYRKSLNIRTPSVRQGVAKLSGGNQQKALLGKWMFPEPDLLILDEPTRGVDVGAKYEIYGLVQRLADAGKGVVVISSELPELLGLCDRIYTIFEGRVTGVLDREQADQEALMRLMTGTSPALTN
- a CDS encoding ATP-binding cassette domain-containing protein, encoding MEWTTTQQQGRSKPGGPPLLALRTVTKRFGAVEALTDADLTVHAHEVVALVGDNGAGKSTLAQIISGVLQPDSGTIEIDGDPVAIPNPASAHALGISTVFQDLALCENLSVAANIFLGRELRASKRSPMDIDGMELASAQILRDLTITVPSVRTPVRELSGGQRQAVAIARTLTTRPRILVLDEPTAALSVVQTAEVLMLVERLREMGLGVVIISHNLADLRAVSDRIEVLRHGRNNGSFDAATSAPEEIIGAIAGATRAVRPAWATR
- a CDS encoding ROK family transcriptional regulator; the protein is MAGSQTALREANRATVVDTIRRYGGLTQVELASTTGLSAATVSNIVRELQQAGEVDVRATIHNGRRAMLVTMVHRTGLAAGVHVGTRHMSITLTDSAHQVLVEQALPLPHEHRADTSLDRAALLIVEILERVGSGLDELLGIGIGLPAPVDAATGTVSVPGILRGWDDAPVAQVMSKRLGVPVFVDNDANLGALAESRLGASRHFQDSVYVRASHGTGAGISLHQNLHRGFAGTAGEIGHVQVDAQGQVCLCGSRGCLNTVVGAPALIEVLRASRGSLTLRDIVALANDGDPGCRQVVEDAGATIGAVVAGLAIAVNPQCVVVGGELAETGELLIGPMREAIRRRVPLNHIAPLEVVAAELGPNAEAMGAVLLALENTRTTLATYARPDGD